The segment ATTTATGACCTTAATTTCGGAGTAATCTGTAAAATAGACATACCCTTCCAAGTATACAGGCTTAGTGGAAGCTGTCCCCAGCCATTCCTCCCTCCATTTGAGTTGACCGGTCTGTTTATCTAATGCGGCCAGTGAGCCACCCGTATTTACATAATAATGCAGCGGGCCTAAAGCAGAATTGCGAGTAAAAATATAATCGGACTCAAAGCGCCAAATCAGCTCTCCAGTTTCCGCATCTAACGCCACAGCTTCATTTTTTGGAGAATTGCCAAAGGTACTGGCAAACAGAATTTTGTCTTCTATAAAAATTGATTCATTAAAACCCCCATTCTCTGTTGTATAAACCCATAAGCTATCTCCAGATTGGGAATCAAATGCTCTTAGCTTACCTAAAGTAAGAGCACCATTAATTGTCTTTGATTGTCCTAAATAAACATTTTTATTTGCATAACCCAAGGCCAACGAACCAAAATCAACATCTATGTTAAACCGTGTTTTTCCTGACGAATCAAAAATATAAGCATCTAAAGTGTCGCCAATAAGTGCAAAGCCATTGTCAACGACTGAATTCCTTCCACGTGAAAAAACAGATACCTGATCTTGTTTATTAATCTCTAAGATTTTTTCGCCTATTCTCACGTCCCATCCTAACACTTTATTCTTATGGGCAGATACAATTCTATCATCTGTGTACAGCAATACTTTTGTATTTAATGCATTTTCACCATCAACTTCGCCTGACCATTTCATTTCTCCATCTGAAACTCTTACTGCTCTTATACTTACCTCTCCAGTAAAAACTATTACCGAATCATCAATTATCAGCGG is part of the Gracilimonas sediminicola genome and harbors:
- a CDS encoding PQQ-binding-like beta-propeller repeat protein; its protein translation is MKALELVIILFFISSCFGENPAKIEEKDVELKILWEKDTNIIDSPSAQPLIIDDSVIVFTGEVSIRAVRVSDGEMKWSGEVDGENALNTKVLLYTDDRIVSAHKNKVLGWDVRIGEKILEINKQDQVSVFSRGRNSVVDNGFALIGDTLDAYIFDSSGKTRFNIDVDFGSLALGYANKNVYLGQSKTINGALTLGKLRAFDSQSGDSLWVYTTENGGFNESIFIEDKILFASTFGNSPKNEAVALDAETGELIWRFESDYIFTRNSALGPLHYYVNTGGSLAALDKQTGQLKWREEWLGTASTKPVYLEGYVYFTDYSEIKVINDETGEVVHREPTPDGTAIWHVAASSNKIFAQTSRQLIAYEPWHLRSD